Proteins encoded by one window of Aspergillus chevalieri M1 DNA, chromosome 6, nearly complete sequence:
- a CDS encoding zinc-dependent alcohol dehydrogenase (COG:Q;~EggNog:ENOG410PUI4;~InterPro:IPR013154,IPR013149,IPR036291,IPR011032, IPR020843;~PFAM:PF00107,PF08240,PF13602;~go_function: GO:0016491 - oxidoreductase activity [Evidence IEA];~go_process: GO:0055114 - oxidation-reduction process [Evidence IEA]): MEIPKYQTAACIDHPRPGAQLEIRHDVPVPEPGSGEVLIKMEWTGFCHSDLHNLTGELLMTTNVPGHEGIGRVVKVGPDTAPEMAGKQVGVKWLYSTCRKCPTCQVQYTNCAKQSNSGRNVPGTFQQYVVSPADFVSIIREDLKPEAAAPLLCAGLTMYGALNKLEKLCKAGDWVVIMGAGGGLGHLGVQIGKELGYRIIAVDSESKREICMRSGATAFIDFKDNAESRITSLTDNTGAHAVIVVVGLEKAYEQSVQFLRPAGTLVCVGLPRPDYHIPLSPLDCVNRGYHIVGSAVGTEDEMQALLKMAAEGKVSTEYEIFEFRQINEVAAKLQRFEVEGRAVLRIP, from the exons atggaaatCCCCAAGTACCAAACCGCCGCGTGCATCGACCATCCACGCCCCGGCGCACAGCTGGAAATACGCCATGATGTCCCTGTCCCGGAGCCGGGATCTGGTGAGGTGTTAATCAAGATGGAATGGACTGGGTTTTG CCACTCTGATCTACATAATCTCACCGGCGAGTTACTCATGACTACAAATGTTCCGGGACATGAAGGAATTGGGAGAGTGGTTAAAG TTGGTCCCGATACCGCACCGGAGATGGCGGGGAAGCAAGTTGGAGTAAA ATGGCTGTACAGTACCTGCAGGAAGTGCCCGACATGCCAGGTACAGTATACGAATTGTGCCAAACAAAGTAATTCGGGAAGA AATGTCCCTGGAACCTTTCAAC AATATGTTGTTTCGCCTGCGGACTTTGTGTCTATTATCCGGGAAGATCTGAAGCCGGAGGCTGCTGCGCCTTTACTATGCG CTGGACTGACGATGTACGGCGCCTTGAATAAGCTGGAAAAGCTATGCAAAGCAGGCGATTGGGTGGTTATCatgggtgctggtggtggacTAGGACATTT GGGAGTGCAAATTGGTAAGGAGCTGGGCTACCGGATCATCGCAGTTGACAGCGAATCGAAAAGAGAGATCTGCATGCGCTCCGGCGCGACTGCCTTCATTGACTTTAAAGACAAC GCGGAATCCCGCATCACCTCCCTAACCGACAATACAGGCGCCCATGCCGTCATTGTGGTCGTCGGTCTCGAAAAGGCCTATGAGCAAAGCGTCCAATTCCTACGGCCCGCCGGGACCCTCGTCTGCGTTGGTCTGCCGCGCCCGGATTACCACATTCCTCTGTCGCCGCTTGACTGTGTCAACCGCGGATACCACATTGTGGGTAGCGCAGTGGGAACAGAAGACGAGATGCAGGCACTCTTGAAGATGGCGGCGGAGGGTAAAGTGAGCACGGAGTATGAAATTTTTGAGTTCAGACAGATAAATGAGGTTGCTGCGAAATTGCAGCGGTTTGAGGTTGAGGGGAGGGCGGTACTGCGAATTCCGTAG
- a CDS encoding extracellular guanyl-specific ribonuclease RntA (COG:S;~EggNog:ENOG410PQT1;~InterPro:IPR000026,IPR016191;~PFAM:PF00545;~SECRETED:SignalP(1-20);~go_function: GO:0003723 - RNA binding [Evidence IEA];~go_function: GO:0004521 - endoribonuclease activity [Evidence IEA];~go_function: GO:0004540 - ribonuclease activity [Evidence IEA]): MQLIKSFTLTTLLFIQTSLAAPQGLKRVCDYTCGSNCYSSSDVSAAKNSGYNYVEQGGHAGSSSYPHVYNNYEDFDFPVDPTYYEFPILSSGSTYSGGSPGADRVIFNEDGQLAGLITHSGASGNNFVACQ; this comes from the exons ATGCAGCTCATCAAG TCCTTCACCCTCACGACCCTACTCTTCATCCAAACCTCCCTCGCCGCCCCTCAAGGCCTCAAACGTGTCTGCGACTACACCTGCGGCAGCAACTGCTACTCCAGCAGCGACGTCTCTGCCGCCAAAAACTCTGGCTACAACTACGTCGAGCAGGGCGGCCACgccggcagcagcagctacCCACACGTCTACAACAACTACGAAGATTTTGACTTCCCGGTGGACCCGACTTATTATGAGTTCCCGATTTTGAGCTCGGGATCTACGTACTCCGGTGGTTCGCCAGGTGCTGATCGGGTGATTTTCAATGAGGATGGGCAGTTGGCGGGGTTGATCACGCATTCGGGGGCTAGTGGGAATAACTTTGTCGCTTGCCAGTAG